GCGTTATAAATTCCGTCTGTTTCATCTGTATAACCAAGGATGAATGTTTTACCAGCAGTCAATACCGGAATTTTAAAATCATCGTTATAGTTGGTTGATTGAACAAGGTATTTAGTTGGTTGCTCATATTTTGTTACCTCCCCCAACGGCAACCACTCCACCGCAACCCCATCCAGCAACTTTTCTAAATAGCTCATGCCTCAAGCTCCTCAGATTCAAGCTCAGCCACAATCGCATCAATCTCCTTGCGCAATTGGTCAATTCTGGCAACCGTGATTTTCAAATTGGCATTGAGCTGGGCAATATCCACTACTTCGCGATTATCTTTGGCTTCGACATAGCTGCTAACCGACAGATTGTAGTCGTTGGCGGCGATGGCTTCATAGGCTACCGATTGCGCGAAGTGCGCGAGATTGGCCTTGCTCTCGAACACCGCCATAATCTGGTCGATATGGGCTTCGGTGAGCGTGTTGGTATTAGTTTCTTTTTTAAATAAACCGCTGGCATCGATAAACTGGGTGGTGGTGTCGGTTTTATGTTTCGACAACACTAGAATCGTCACCGCAATGCTCGTGCCATAAAACAGGTTGGGTGCGAGCGCAATCACCGTTTCCACAAAGTTATTATCAATCAAATATTGACGGATTTTCTGCTCAGCGCCGCCACGGTAAAAAATCCCCGGGAAGCAAACAATCGCGGCGCGGCCTTTACTGGAAAGATAACTGAGCGCATGCAACACAAAAGCAAAATCGGCTTTGGACTTGGGAGCTAAGACCCCGGCTGGCGCAAAACGGTCGTCGTTGATCAGCGTCGGATCATCGGAGCCGATCCACTTGACTGAGTAGGGCGGGTTGGAAACGATCGCATCAAAGGGTTTATCACCAAGAAATTGTGGGTTGGTCAGGGTATTGCCCAACTGAATATTGAACTTATCGTAGTTGATGTTATGCAAAAACATGTTCATCCGCGCCAAGTTGTAGGTGGTGTGGTTAATCTCCTGGCCCCAAAAACCATCTTCAATAATATGCTCGTCGAAGTGCTTTTTGGCTTGCAGCAGCAGCGAGCCGGAACCTGCGGCGGGATCATAAATTTTATTAACGCTGGTTTGCTTGTGCATGGCCAGCTTGGCAATCAGCTTTGATACATGCTGCGGGGTGAAAAACTCACCGCCGGATTTACCAGCATTAGCGGCATAGTTGGAGATCAGATACTCATAGGCATCGCCAAACAAGTCGATCTGACTATCTTCAAAATCGCCAAAGTCCAGCCCAGCGACCCCTTTGATCACGGCGGCCAAGCGCTGGTTTTTCTCCTTGACAGTATTGCCAAGGCGATTGCTGGTGGTATCGAAATCGGCAAACAGGCCTTTGATATCGGTCTCGGAAGCGTAGCCGATGGCCGAATTTTCAATCGCGCCAAAGATCGTCGCAAGATCGGTATTTAACTGTTGGTTGGTATTGGCAGTTTTGGCGATAGTTTCAAACAACTGGCTAGGGTAGATAAAATAGCCCTTGGTTTTGATTGCATCATCTTTGATATCGGGAGTAATGACCGCATCAGCAAGCGCGGCGTAATTGATACTCTCATCGCCACCAGCAATATAGCTAGCAAAGTTTTCGCTGATAAAGCGATAAAACAGCGTGCCCAGCACATATTGCTTAAAATCCCAGCCATCGACAGAGCCACGGACATCATTGGCAATCTGCCAGATTTGGCGATAGAGAGCGGCACGTTGTTGTTGGATGCTTGTCATGGTGCTTTCCTATCTAATCTATCGTGATCTGCTGAATGTACGGGTACCGTTCCCTCACCCCCTGCCCCCGCTCCTACTGCGGCGGGCGAGGGGCACAGTACCGTTCCCTCACCCCCGACCCCTCTCCCACGGCGGCGAGCGAGGGGCGTTCTACCCTTCATGATGGAGCGGTTCCCCCTCGCTCGCTTGCGGGAGAGGGGGCTAGGGGGTGAGGGCATTCCAATCGACTCCAAATCCCACCCACCAAATTATTAACAACCAACTCTTGAACGGAGGGGGCTAGGGGTGAGGGCAGCGTTAATTTGCGTTCTTGGGCTGAGCCAAACGCCCCAGTAACAAGCCAAATTCAAACAAAAGATACATTGGAACCGCCAAAAAGGCCAAGTTGGCAGGGTCGCCCGTTGGGGTCAAAATTGCCGCAGCAATCACCGTGATCAGCACAACATAGCGGCGATAACCACCAAGTTTGCGTGGATTCAAAATGCCAAGCTTGGTGAGGGTAAACATGATCATCGGCAGTTCAAACACAATCCCATTGATTAGCAGTAGGCGGGTCAGAATTGAGAGAAAATCATCGAGGCGCGGCTTGTTTTCGATCAAATTACCAGTATTTTCGATGCCAAAGTTGATCAAAAATTTAATTGCGGCTGGGGCAGTTACAAACCAACCAAAGGCCAAGCCACCCAAAAAGCACAAAATCACCATGGGCAAACCGATAAAAATCCATTTGCGTTCGGTGCGGGTCAGGCCAGGCGCTAAAAAAGCCAAAAGTTGATAAATAATTACCGGCATGGCTGCTGCAATGCCCAGCGTCAGCGCTGTACTGAGGTAGGTGGTAAAGGTTTCGGCAACTTGGGTTGTTTGCACGCCCTGCTCGCCAGCAAAGCTCAAAATCACATATTTAATAAAGCTAGTGCTATTGACAATATAAAAACCACCAAACATGCCAATTAATACCGCAATCGAGACCTTGGTGAGTCGTGAACGCAACTCACGCAAGTGATCGAGCAAAGTCATGGTGCCATCAAGCGCAGTCGTTGATCTAGCCATTGGTTTGCTCCTCGGCGGCAGGCGCACGCAACGCTTGATCTAACGGCTGATCAAGCAAATCGTCATCGAGCATCACACGAGCTTGGCGGGCAATCTCAGGCCGTGCTGCTGGGGCTTTGGGGGTTGGGTCAATCACATTAGCCGCAGCCGTTGTTTTGGGATCTAAACCAAGATCGACGATCATCGCCCGATCATCATCGGAGAGAATCGAGCGCCCAAGCTCTTGAATTTGGCGGCGCGGGTCGAGTTCGCGAATTTGGCGGGCCATTTTTTCGACCGATTCATAATCGTCGCCCAGCTCGTTACGCGCCTGATTGCGCAGATCGGTAACCATTTTGCGGCCTTTGCTGATCCACTGGCCAATTTGAAACAACATTTCAGGCAAGCGCTCAGGTCCGACCACCACCAGGGCAATCACCAAGATGATCACAAATTCAAACGGGCCAATCCCAAAAATTGTCATAAGCGTCTGACCACTGGCTACAGGCTTGGGGCAACGCTTTAAGCAGAGTTAACCGAAAGCCCAACAAATAACTGCAATGGTTTATCGTTGCGTCCCCTCACCCTCGACATATCCTTACAAGGGTAGGTTTTAACGTTCCCTCACCCCAACCCCTCGCCCACTGCGGCGGGCGAGGGGCGTTCTACCCTTCATGATGGAGCGCTTCCCCCTCTCCTCGCAGGGCGGGAGAGGGGGCTAGGGGGTGAGGGCATGTCAATCGATGGTGAATCCCACCCAATCATTGCTAACAACCCACCCTTGTAAGGCGAGGGGGTGAGGGATGCCAACCATTACAAATAACAAATGGACAATGCCATGCAAGGCCGAACACCTTGCAGCATTGTCCACTGTTCGCATACAAATTACTCTTGGATGTTTGCTTTGATAAATGCTTCAGCGTCGCCGACGGTGCGCAATTTTTCAGCTTCTTCGTCGGTAATTTCTACGCCGAATTCTTCTTCGAGCGACATGACCAACTCGACCAAATCGAGTGAGTCGGCGTTAAGATCGTCCAAGAAGGTGGCGCTTGGCACAATTTTGTCTTCTTCTACGCCCAATTGTTCAGCAACCAATTTCTTCAAGCGTTCGTTTAAGTCTGACATTGTTAGATTCTCCGTATAGATAAGGATAAGTCCGAGGCAATCAAAGGGATTACCGAGTTATTCCTCGGATTCAGGTTTATTGACCACGGTACTGAGCACGCCATTGACAAAACGGCCAGAATTATCGCTGCCGAAATGTTTTGCAAGCTCGACCGCTTCATTAATCACGGCTTTAACCGGAGCTTTATCCGCCGCCGCATCGTAGAGAATTTCAAACAAAGCGATGCGCAGCACCGCAATATCCACCCCAGGCATTTGGTGGACAGGCCAAGATGGGGCAATTTTAGCAATTAAATCATCAATCTCTTGACGATTACCCCATGCACCATTAACAATTCGGGCAAAAAAATCACGACCTTCTGCGCTGAACATTTCATCATCACTGATGCGTGCAACAACCGAATCAAGGTCGTGGGTGGTTTGATCAAGTTCAAAGAGTGCCTGAAGTGCCGCAGCACGCACTCGGTGGCGAAGGCTACCCACGGTTCTGCTCGACATCCTGAATATAGACATTAACCGCACTGACCGGCATGCCGACCATTTCGTTTAATGCTTCGGTTACCGCCGATTGAACACGAGCGCCGAGATCAAGCAAGTTGACATCGGGTTGGGCGATCAGGTAGCAATCGGCACTGACGCTATCATCGACAACACGGATTGCCACACCATCAGCATTAGCAGTTCCGCTCCCCAACATGCTACCGACACGTTGTTGGCCAGGCACACTGCCCAACCGCGCAACGCCAGCAACATCCTGCGCCGTCAACGAGACAATCGCTGAAAGCACATCGGGGGCAATTGTCACAGTTCCAAATGGTTGATTCACGGTTTTCTCCAAGACTGCCCTATGCTGTCGCTTCTTTGGCAGCCTGTTGATTTAAAATATCAGCCAAGGTGTGCGTTGCAACATCGCCGCTCACAAAAGCTGGCTCGTTCATCATGCGCAGTTGAAATGGCAAGGTGGTCGTAATGCCATTGATCACACATTCGCTTAATGCTCGCCGCATGCGTTCAATTGCCTCAAGCCGCGTTTCCCCCCAGACGATCACTTTGGCTAACATCGAATCGTAGTTGGTAGGAGTGCGATAACCTGAATAGAGATGCGAATCGACCCGTACCCCTGGGCCACCTGGCGGCAAGTAGAGATCGACAGTCCCGCCAGCAGGCATAAAATCACGGTCGGCATCTTCGGCATTAATCCGACATTCAATCGCATGCCCGCGTATTTTAATGTCATCCTGAGTGAGCGTCAAGCGTTCGCCGGAAGCAATCCGAATTTGCCACTTAACCAGATCAAGCCCAGTCAGCCATTCGGTCACAGGGTGCTCAACCTGCAAACGGGTGTTCATTTCCATAAAATAGAAATTTCCCTGATGATCGAGCAAAAATTCCATCGTACCAGCGTTGTAGTAGCCAATTTCACGCACGCCATGCAAGGCCGCTTCGCCCATTTTCTGGCGTAATTCTGGGGTCAAGGCAGGCGATGGGCCTTCTTCAACCACTTTTTGATGGCGACGTTGCAACGAGCAATCACGCTCGCCCAGGTGAATTGCATGGCCATGTTGATCAGCCAAAATCTGAATTTCAACATGGCGCACCACCGGCAAGTATTTTTCCATATACAGATCGCCACGGCCAAAGGCAGCTTCGGCCTCAGCGCGGGCGGTATTAAAGGCGCGGGCCAATTCATCGGGCTGATTGACCACACGCATGCCCCGCCCGCCACCACCAGCCACAGCTTTGAGCAAAACCGGGTAGCCAATACCATCAGCCAAGCTTTGGGCTTCTTCAACGCTGGTCAAGGGGTTTTCGGTGCCAGGTACAAGCGGCAGGCCAGCCAACTTCATGGCTTGCTTTGCCAAGGCTTTATCGCCCATACGCTGAATCGAATCGGCTGAAGGGCCAATAAAGGTCAGGCCACATTCACGGCAACTCTCAGCAAAATAAGGGTTTTCCGACAAAAAGCCATAACCTGGGTGAATCCCATCGCAATCGCTAATCAACGCGGCGCTAATCAAGGCTGGCGCATTCAAATAGGATTTGGCTGGTGGTGGCGGGCCAATACAAATCGCTTCATCGGCCATGCGCACCGCCAGCGAATCGCGATCGGCCTCGGAATAGGCGGCAACCGCTTTGATGCCTAGCTCGTGGCAAGCGCGAATGATCCGCACCGCAATTTCACCACGATTGGCAATTAAAATTTTGCGTAACATGTTGGTTCCTCAGCTAAAGCGTTCGAGCAAGCGTTCCAACGCTGCTGCCTCATTGTAATGGTTTATATGGTCGCAATGGTCGCTATGCCCTCACCCCAACCCCTCTCGCACTACGGCGAGCGAGGGGCTTTATCAGGGTCGGTTTTGCGTTCCCTCACCCCAACCCCGCTCCCACGGCGGCGGGCGAGGGGCATTCCACCGCTCCACCGATTCATTGGTGAGCTAGTTCCCCTCGCTCGCTGGGCGGGAGAGGGGGCTAGGGGGTGAGGGAACCTCATAAACCATTACATTTAATACATGGTCATGCCGCCATCGACCGCCAAGGTTTGGCCAGTGATGTAGCCCGCAGCATCGGAAGCCAAGAAGACCACCGCGTTGGCAATTTCGGCAGGTTGACCCATACGTGCCAAAGGAATTCGATCCAAGGCTTTGTTGATTAATTCTTCGGACATGGCATTGCGGGTCATATCGGTTTCAATAAAGCCTGGGCAAATCGCGTTGGCGGTAATCCCCCGCGAGGCCATTTCTTGGGCCACCGACTTGCTAAAGCCGATCAGGCCAGCTTTGGCAGCGGCGTAGTTGGCTTGGCCGGCATTGCCTGTTAGACCGATAACTGAGCTAATCGTGATCACGCGACCCCATTTATTTTTCATCATTGGGCGCAGCACAGCCTTGGTCAGCAACATCACCCCACGCAGGTTGGTTTGCAACACATCATCAACTTCGCTCTCTTTCATGCGCAACAACAAGTTATCACGGGTAATGCCAGCATTGTTGACCAGAATATCGACGCGGCCAAAGGCTTCGGTCGTGGCTTTGAGCAAGGCTTCGTGGCTGGCAGCATCAGCTACATCGGCCTGTACCGCCAGAGCCTTGCCACCCTTGGCAGTAATCGTCTCGACCACTTCAGCAGCGGCGGCTTCGCTACCACGATAATTGACCACCACCGCAGCGCCGCTGGCGGCCAACGCCTCAGCGATTGCCCGACCGATCCCGCGTGAAGCTCCCGTCACAATTGCGACCCGACCCGTTAAATCTAGTTGCATGCTTGCTCCTTCAACACTAAACCATGCGCCAACCGCCATCGACTGGCAGCACTTGGCCCGTAATATAGCCCGCCTCAGGATTGGCCAGCATAAAAATTGCTGGGGTAATTTCGGCAGGTGCACCTAAGCGTTTCAACGGCACAATATTGGTGGCCCATGGGATATAACTTGGATCAAAACTCGACATATGGGGCCGTGAGATCAGGCCTGGAGCAACGCTATTCACCGTAATACCCCATGGTGCAACCTCACGCGCCAACGATTTAGAAAAGCCGATAATCCCACCCAGAGCGGCGGCATAATTGGCTTGGGTTAGGCCGCCAGCTAAGGGCTGATAGCCAGTAATCGTGATAATTCGCCCGTAACGGGCTTTTTGCATTGGCCGCAAAACGGCGCGGGTAATCCGCGTCACGCCACGCAGCATCACATCCATCACTTCGTTCCATTGCTCAAGGGTCATGTCGGCCACCGGAGCATTGTTAACCGCAGAATGGGCAGTGATCAGCATATCGAGCCGTTCCCAGCGTCGCACAGCCACTTCAACCAAGCTATTCATGGCTTCAGCATCGCGCACATCGGCCTTGATCGCGATTAAACGCTGCTCATCAGCAATCGTATCGCACATCTCTTCAGCCAAATCATCGCGCTGGCGATAGCAAAAAACCACCCGTGCACCGCGTTGAATCAGCCCTGAAACCACTTCGCGCCCAACCGCGCCAGTGCCACCTGTGACAATCGCCACTTGATCGTTAATACTCATTCTGCACCCCTATGGCATGACCCAGCCGCCGTCAATCGTCAGCACATGGCCAATAATATACGATGCAGCAGGCGATGCCAGAAAGGCTACCGCTGGCGCAACTTCTTCAACTTTGCCAAAGCGTTTGAGTGGAATCACATCAAGCGCCCAGGTTCGCAGCCATTGCGGAATGTGGTCGATAAAATCGGTATCGATATAGCCAGGTGCAACCACATTCACCACAATGCCATCGGAAGTGACTTCGCGTGCCACGGCCTTGGAAAAACCAACCAAGCCCATTTTGGCCGCTGCATAGTTGGTTTGGCCAACATTGCCCGCCAAGCCTGCCAACGAAGCAATGCTCACGATACGGCCATAGCGATTGGCTCGCATCGCTGGCAACACCGCTTGCGTGCATAAAAATGCCGAGGTCAGATCAGCCTTGATCACCTCGTCCCACTCATCGTCTTTCAAACGCTGAAAGAGATTATCGCGGGTGATGCCTGCGTTATTGATCAGAATCTGAATCGTACCCCATTCAGCCAAGGTTTGAGTAACCATCGTCTCAACCGATTGCTGATCAGTTACGTCGGCCTGAATTGCCATCGCCACCCCGCCAGCGGCTTGAATTTCGGCAACCACTGCCTCAGCTTTGGCGGCACTTGATTGATAATTAAC
This genomic interval from Herpetosiphon gulosus contains the following:
- a CDS encoding acyl carrier protein, with the protein product MSDLNERLKKLVAEQLGVEEDKIVPSATFLDDLNADSLDLVELVMSLEEEFGVEITDEEAEKLRTVGDAEAFIKANIQE
- the accC gene encoding acetyl-CoA carboxylase biotin carboxylase subunit, coding for MLRKILIANRGEIAVRIIRACHELGIKAVAAYSEADRDSLAVRMADEAICIGPPPPAKSYLNAPALISAALISDCDGIHPGYGFLSENPYFAESCRECGLTFIGPSADSIQRMGDKALAKQAMKLAGLPLVPGTENPLTSVEEAQSLADGIGYPVLLKAVAGGGGRGMRVVNQPDELARAFNTARAEAEAAFGRGDLYMEKYLPVVRHVEIQILADQHGHAIHLGERDCSLQRRHQKVVEEGPSPALTPELRQKMGEAALHGVREIGYYNAGTMEFLLDHQGNFYFMEMNTRLQVEHPVTEWLTGLDLVKWQIRIASGERLTLTQDDIKIRGHAIECRINAEDADRDFMPAGGTVDLYLPPGGPGVRVDSHLYSGYRTPTNYDSMLAKVIVWGETRLEAIERMRRALSECVINGITTTLPFQLRMMNEPAFVSGDVATHTLADILNQQAAKEATA
- the nusB gene encoding transcription antitermination factor NusB; its protein translation is MSSRTVGSLRHRVRAAALQALFELDQTTHDLDSVVARISDDEMFSAEGRDFFARIVNGAWGNRQEIDDLIAKIAPSWPVHQMPGVDIAVLRIALFEILYDAAADKAPVKAVINEAVELAKHFGSDNSGRFVNGVLSTVVNKPESEE
- a CDS encoding Asp23/Gls24 family envelope stress response protein — its product is MNQPFGTVTIAPDVLSAIVSLTAQDVAGVARLGSVPGQQRVGSMLGSGTANADGVAIRVVDDSVSADCYLIAQPDVNLLDLGARVQSAVTEALNEMVGMPVSAVNVYIQDVEQNRG
- the tatC gene encoding twin-arginine translocase subunit TatC gives rise to the protein MARSTTALDGTMTLLDHLRELRSRLTKVSIAVLIGMFGGFYIVNSTSFIKYVILSFAGEQGVQTTQVAETFTTYLSTALTLGIAAAMPVIIYQLLAFLAPGLTRTERKWIFIGLPMVILCFLGGLAFGWFVTAPAAIKFLINFGIENTGNLIENKPRLDDFLSILTRLLLINGIVFELPMIMFTLTKLGILNPRKLGGYRRYVVLITVIAAAILTPTGDPANLAFLAVPMYLLFEFGLLLGRLAQPKNAN
- the fabG gene encoding 3-oxoacyl-[acyl-carrier-protein] reductase, whose product is MQLDLTGRVAIVTGASRGIGRAIAEALAASGAAVVVNYRGSEAAAAEVVETITAKGGKALAVQADVADAASHEALLKATTEAFGRVDILVNNAGITRDNLLLRMKESEVDDVLQTNLRGVMLLTKAVLRPMMKNKWGRVITISSVIGLTGNAGQANYAAAKAGLIGFSKSVAQEMASRGITANAICPGFIETDMTRNAMSEELINKALDRIPLARMGQPAEIANAVVFLASDAAGYITGQTLAVDGGMTMY
- the fabG gene encoding 3-oxoacyl-[acyl-carrier-protein] reductase, translated to MRGMQDHVAIVTGASRGIGRAIALELASWGVKVVVNYQSSAAKAEAVVAEIQAAGGVAMAIQADVTDQQSVETMVTQTLAEWGTIQILINNAGITRDNLFQRLKDDEWDEVIKADLTSAFLCTQAVLPAMRANRYGRIVSIASLAGLAGNVGQTNYAAAKMGLVGFSKAVAREVTSDGIVVNVVAPGYIDTDFIDHIPQWLRTWALDVIPLKRFGKVEEVAPAVAFLASPAASYIIGHVLTIDGGWVMP
- the tatB gene encoding Sec-independent protein translocase protein TatB; translation: MTIFGIGPFEFVIILVIALVVVGPERLPEMLFQIGQWISKGRKMVTDLRNQARNELGDDYESVEKMARQIRELDPRRQIQELGRSILSDDDRAMIVDLGLDPKTTAAANVIDPTPKAPAARPEIARQARVMLDDDLLDQPLDQALRAPAAEEQTNG
- a CDS encoding SDR family oxidoreductase, with the translated sequence MSINDQVAIVTGGTGAVGREVVSGLIQRGARVVFCYRQRDDLAEEMCDTIADEQRLIAIKADVRDAEAMNSLVEVAVRRWERLDMLITAHSAVNNAPVADMTLEQWNEVMDVMLRGVTRITRAVLRPMQKARYGRIITITGYQPLAGGLTQANYAAALGGIIGFSKSLAREVAPWGITVNSVAPGLISRPHMSSFDPSYIPWATNIVPLKRLGAPAEITPAIFMLANPEAGYITGQVLPVDGGWRMV
- a CDS encoding type I restriction-modification system subunit M, which encodes MTSIQQQRAALYRQIWQIANDVRGSVDGWDFKQYVLGTLFYRFISENFASYIAGGDESINYAALADAVITPDIKDDAIKTKGYFIYPSQLFETIAKTANTNQQLNTDLATIFGAIENSAIGYASETDIKGLFADFDTTSNRLGNTVKEKNQRLAAVIKGVAGLDFGDFEDSQIDLFGDAYEYLISNYAANAGKSGGEFFTPQHVSKLIAKLAMHKQTSVNKIYDPAAGSGSLLLQAKKHFDEHIIEDGFWGQEINHTTYNLARMNMFLHNINYDKFNIQLGNTLTNPQFLGDKPFDAIVSNPPYSVKWIGSDDPTLINDDRFAPAGVLAPKSKADFAFVLHALSYLSSKGRAAIVCFPGIFYRGGAEQKIRQYLIDNNFVETVIALAPNLFYGTSIAVTILVLSKHKTDTTTQFIDASGLFKKETNTNTLTEAHIDQIMAVFESKANLAHFAQSVAYEAIAANDYNLSVSSYVEAKDNREVVDIAQLNANLKITVARIDQLRKEIDAIVAELESEELEA